A single genomic interval of Xyrauchen texanus isolate HMW12.3.18 chromosome 48, RBS_HiC_50CHRs, whole genome shotgun sequence harbors:
- the LOC127639397 gene encoding uncharacterized protein LOC127639397 isoform X2 → MKTSVSVMEGDSPTLRTAVTGLQNDKSNFIKWYFNGIRVAQINGDLSMFCTDVKCPGGYNERFRDRLKMNNQTGSLTIMNIRITDSGYYLLHTLINKTEEEKTFTVSVQTGVSAAEMKIKSMIEGDSVTLHTDDSVKQGDVVMTWYFNDTRIAEMKEDPSKSCTDVTCDEGAERFRDRLKIDHQTGDLTITNTRTTDSGLYQLEISSSISSSFSVKSFSVNVSVSDIKTPDSGLSSAAVAGICVAVVVLVVAVTADVIYYRCKSSRLRGQNDVEMQNNVQDVKEQQINLMNGAGQEKRDDATE, encoded by the exons ATGAAGACGTctgtgtcagtgatggagggagattctcCGACTTTACGCACTGCTGTTACTGGATTACAGAATGACAAATCCAATTTTATTAAATGGTATTTTAATGGCATCCGTGTAGCTCAAATCAATGGAGATCTCAGTATGTTCTGTACTGATGTGAAGTGTCCAGGTGGTTATAAtgagagattcagagacagactgaagatgaacaatcagactggatctctcaccatcatGAACATCAGAATTACAGACTCTGGATATTATCTACTACATACCTTAATCAACAAAACCGAAGAAGAAAAGACATTCACTGTCAGTGTCCAAACTG GAGTGTCTGCTGCTGAAATGAAGATAAAGTCGATGATTGaaggagattctgtcactctacacactgACGATTCTGTAAAACAGGGAGATGTTGTGATGACGTGGTATTTCAATGACACTCGTATAGCTGAAATGAAGGAAGATCCCAGTAAGAGCTGTACAGATGTGACGTGTGATGAAGGTGCtgagagattcagagacagactgaagatTGACCATCAGACTGGAGATCTCACTATCACAAACACCAGAACTACAGACTCTGGACTATATCAACTAGAGATCAGCAGCAGTATCAGCAGCAGCTTCAGTGTAAAGAGCTTCAGTGTTAATGTCAGCG TATCAGACATAAAAACTCCAGATTCAGGTctgtcttctgctgctgtagcaggAATatgtgttgctgttgttgttctgGTTGTCGCTGTAACTGCTGATGTGATTTATTATCGCTGTAAGAGCTCAAGACTAAGAGGACAAAATG ATGTGGAGATGCAGAACAATGTTCAG GATGTCAAAGAGCAGCAGATTAATTTGATGAATGGTGCAGGACAGGAAAAGAGAGACGATGCCACTGAATGA
- the LOC127639397 gene encoding uncharacterized protein LOC127639397 isoform X1, producing the protein MGRCIFIAVWIIHVIGLFGVDEMKTSVSVMEGDSPTLRTAVTGLQNDKSNFIKWYFNGIRVAQINGDLSMFCTDVKCPGGYNERFRDRLKMNNQTGSLTIMNIRITDSGYYLLHTLINKTEEEKTFTVSVQTGVSAAEMKIKSMIEGDSVTLHTDDSVKQGDVVMTWYFNDTRIAEMKEDPSKSCTDVTCDEGAERFRDRLKIDHQTGDLTITNTRTTDSGLYQLEISSSISSSFSVKSFSVNVSVSDIKTPDSGLSSAAVAGICVAVVVLVVAVTADVIYYRCKSSRLRGQNDVEMQNNVQDVKEQQINLMNGAGQEKRDDATE; encoded by the exons GTTTGTTTGGTGTTGATGAAATGAAGACGTctgtgtcagtgatggagggagattctcCGACTTTACGCACTGCTGTTACTGGATTACAGAATGACAAATCCAATTTTATTAAATGGTATTTTAATGGCATCCGTGTAGCTCAAATCAATGGAGATCTCAGTATGTTCTGTACTGATGTGAAGTGTCCAGGTGGTTATAAtgagagattcagagacagactgaagatgaacaatcagactggatctctcaccatcatGAACATCAGAATTACAGACTCTGGATATTATCTACTACATACCTTAATCAACAAAACCGAAGAAGAAAAGACATTCACTGTCAGTGTCCAAACTG GAGTGTCTGCTGCTGAAATGAAGATAAAGTCGATGATTGaaggagattctgtcactctacacactgACGATTCTGTAAAACAGGGAGATGTTGTGATGACGTGGTATTTCAATGACACTCGTATAGCTGAAATGAAGGAAGATCCCAGTAAGAGCTGTACAGATGTGACGTGTGATGAAGGTGCtgagagattcagagacagactgaagatTGACCATCAGACTGGAGATCTCACTATCACAAACACCAGAACTACAGACTCTGGACTATATCAACTAGAGATCAGCAGCAGTATCAGCAGCAGCTTCAGTGTAAAGAGCTTCAGTGTTAATGTCAGCG TATCAGACATAAAAACTCCAGATTCAGGTctgtcttctgctgctgtagcaggAATatgtgttgctgttgttgttctgGTTGTCGCTGTAACTGCTGATGTGATTTATTATCGCTGTAAGAGCTCAAGACTAAGAGGACAAAATG ATGTGGAGATGCAGAACAATGTTCAG GATGTCAAAGAGCAGCAGATTAATTTGATGAATGGTGCAGGACAGGAAAAGAGAGACGATGCCACTGAATGA